One stretch of Methanobacterium veterum DNA includes these proteins:
- the aroA gene encoding 3-phosphoshikimate 1-carboxyvinyltransferase, with protein MELEIQKTDKIEGVIKAPPSKSYTHRAIIISSLAEGKSTLNDPLYSEDTLASLNACRALGCEIKKEDDRCIVNGTGGVLETPEDVVDLKNSGTTLRIMTSVSALASNYTVLTGDSSLRTRPMQDLLDALKSLGVTAFSSRGNGKPPICIKGGFKGGKTGIKGDISSQFISSLLIASPYAQNSVDINVKGDFISKPYVDMTTDIMEKFGVSLDYNKKQGSFHIDPQTYKSRDYTVEGDYSSVSYIIGAAAALNGEVTVKNVFKDSKQGDKQILDIVKDMGAEVKVKKDEVTIIGQGELNGTHVNLENAPDLLPTVAALGAISNGVTTIGNVEHARFKETDRIHTCALELSKLGVNVTEKKDGLVIKGGAKGGIVKSHGDHRLVMALSLVGLKTGGLTIENASVYDISFPNFPEAMKRLGCNIKTK; from the coding sequence ATGGAACTGGAAATACAAAAAACTGATAAAATTGAAGGGGTTATCAAAGCTCCTCCTTCCAAAAGTTACACCCACAGGGCTATTATAATTTCATCACTTGCAGAGGGGAAATCTACACTCAATGACCCCCTGTACTCTGAGGACACACTTGCATCTTTAAATGCATGCAGGGCACTTGGATGTGAAATTAAAAAGGAAGATGATAGATGCATAGTTAATGGTACTGGAGGGGTCTTAGAAACACCAGAAGATGTTGTAGACCTTAAAAATTCAGGGACAACACTTAGAATAATGACTAGCGTCTCGGCTCTTGCTTCAAATTATACGGTTTTAACAGGTGACAGCTCACTTAGAACAAGGCCCATGCAGGATTTATTAGACGCCCTTAAAAGCCTGGGAGTTACAGCATTTTCATCTAGAGGAAATGGAAAACCACCAATATGTATCAAAGGAGGGTTTAAAGGAGGTAAAACCGGTATAAAAGGTGATATAAGCTCTCAGTTTATTTCATCTCTTCTTATTGCATCTCCCTATGCCCAGAATTCTGTTGATATCAACGTGAAGGGTGATTTCATCTCCAAACCATATGTGGATATGACAACAGACATCATGGAGAAATTTGGAGTTAGTCTAGACTATAACAAAAAACAGGGATCATTCCATATAGATCCCCAAACCTACAAAAGCCGGGATTATACAGTTGAAGGAGATTATTCCTCAGTTTCTTATATAATAGGAGCTGCTGCAGCACTTAACGGCGAAGTTACAGTAAAAAATGTTTTTAAAGACTCAAAACAGGGAGATAAACAAATATTAGATATTGTCAAGGATATGGGTGCTGAAGTTAAAGTTAAAAAAGATGAAGTTACAATAATTGGACAGGGAGAACTTAACGGTACGCATGTGAACCTGGAAAATGCTCCAGATCTGCTGCCTACTGTTGCAGCGCTTGGAGCCATATCAAACGGCGTTACAACTATTGGGAATGTTGAACACGCCCGTTTTAAGGAAACGGATAGGATTCATACCTGTGCCCTTGAACTCTCAAAACTCGGCGTAAATGTTACAGAAAAAAAAGATGGGCTTGTAATTAAAGGAGGAGCTAAAGGGGGAATAGTTAAATCTCATGGAGACCACCGCCTTGTAATGGCGCTCTCGCTTGTTGGATTAAAAACAGGTGGTTTAACCATAGAAAACGCGTCGGTTTATGATATATCTTTCCCTAATTTCCCAGAGGCTATGAAAAGACTTGGATGTAATATAAAAACAAAATAG